Below is a genomic region from Persicimonas caeni.
TCGGCCGGCTGGTCGCCCTGCAAGCCGTCGGGGCACTCGTAGCCCCAGTTCTCGAGGGTCGTCAGCACCGCGGCAGCCTCGGCAGAGAGCTGATCGCTATTCTCGTTGGCCGTGGTGATGACCTCGGGCAACAGGCGAGCGCCGTGCAGCGAGTAGACGTCGGCCTGGATGTCGAGCATCGTTTGGGCGGTGTGCGAGCCGCTCTGTGCCTCGAGAAGGTCGACGATGCGGCCGTGGCGAAAGCCGGGGGCGACGCCGCTTTGCCAGGGCGTGTGACCGTCGTTGGTCGGGTTGCCGTCGGCGAGGCTGCCGTCGAAGTCGTTGTTCGCCGTGGCGATGAATCCGGCAGGAGGGTTGAGCAGACTGGGGACATCCTCGTCGGCCACATACCCTTGCCATTCGGCGCTGCCGTCGCCGGGAAGGGGGAGCCAATGCGCCAGCTCCAGCGAGGCCCACGGGCGCTGCGGAATGGCTGCTTGTGGTGCCCAGGCGATATTGCCGTCGGTGTCGATGAAGACCCAGTTCTGGTTGATCGTGCGCACCGGCGCCAGTGTGTCTCTGGCCTCTTCGACCGAGCCCGCGCGCATCAATTCGAACAAAAAGTCGATGTCGTTACCCGGCTCCTGGGCGACCCATTTGATGGTGACGGCTTGGCCGGCGGCGACGTCTTTGGAGATCACCGGGCCGTGATGGGGCACCCATTCGTAGGTCTCGGTGACGGAGTCGCCGCCGCTGACCTCGAAGGTGAAGTCCTTTTGGACGAGCGGAACTTCTTGGCCGTTGAAGATGACCGCGTCGCCGGTCTCGTTGAGCTCCTCGATATAGACGTCGGCCAGGTCGTACACCGCGGTGGTCACACCCCAGGCGAGGCTCTCGTTCTGGCCGATGATGACGCCGGGCACCGCCGGAATGCCGGCGCCCGCCGCATGCAGGTCGCCTTGGCCGTTGGTCTTCGAGTCGAGCTCGACGAAGTGCCAGATGGCCGGGTTCGTGAGCGACAGGTGCGGGTCATTGGCCAGCAGGGCGTTGCCGTCGGCGGTGATACCGGGGGAGACGACCCAATTATTCGAGCCGTCCCACTTGCTGCGGGGGCCGAACGCCATCGACGGATTGGCCTGGAGGCGCGCGAGCGCTCCTTTGATGACTGAATGGGCCGGGTGCAGGAACTGATGCGCCTGGCGAATGGCCTCGGTGTCAGTCGGCTGCGCGGGCCATTCGATAGAGGTCGTCGGGCTGGCGCCCGATGCGCCGAAGATGGTGCTGTCGACGGCCGGCTCAAGGCCGAACAGGTCGCGGGCGAGGTCGCTATCGAGCGCGGCGTAAGCGTCGCCCCGGGCCAAGTCGGCGTCCGACGAGTCACTGAGTTGGAAGGCGAGCTGCAGGTATAGCGCGATGCTGTCGGCAGGTTCCCAGTCGCGGATATTGTCGCTGTTGACCAGCGGAAACTCGTATTCTTCGGTCAGCGTCGCGTCATTCTCTCCGGCGCGCATCTTGTCGAGCCAGGCGTTCACGCCGGTCGAGTAGGCGTCCAAGATCTCGCGTGTATGGGGGCTGACCTCGGCCAAATACGCCTCTTCGAGCGGCTCGCCTTGGCGAGTGGCCATCAGTTGGCGAAACGAGCGGTCGCTCGAAAGCCCGGTGGTGCCGATAACCTCGGCGAGT
It encodes:
- a CDS encoding penicillin acylase family protein, which encodes MQNSLRTHFLAVAILAFGALVAPACDDDNDDEDPQPDAAVDVGDVADGDDAADAPGDADDGQAIMIEGLSAPVTVQLDDAGVVHIDCQTNLDCFAAQGYFHAQHRFFQMDLIRRQIRGQLAEVIGTTGLSSDRSFRQLMATRQGEPLEEAYLAEVSPHTREILDAYSTGVNAWLDKMRAGENDATLTEEYEFPLVNSDNIRDWEPADSIALYLQLAFQLSDSSDADLARGDAYAALDSDLARDLFGLEPAVDSTIFGASGASPTTSIEWPAQPTDTEAIRQAHQFLHPAHSVIKGALARLQANPSMAFGPRSKWDGSNNWVVSPGITADGNALLANDPHLSLTNPAIWHFVELDSKTNGQGDLHAAGAGIPAVPGVIIGQNESLAWGVTTAVYDLADVYIEELNETGDAVIFNGQEVPLVQKDFTFEVSGGDSVTETYEWVPHHGPVISKDVAAGQAVTIKWVAQEPGNDIDFLFELMRAGSVEEARDTLAPVRTINQNWVFIDTDGNIAWAPQAAIPQRPWASLELAHWLPLPGDGSAEWQGYVADEDVPSLLNPPAGFIATANNDFDGSLADGNPTNDGHTPWQSGVAPGFRHGRIVDLLEAQSGSHTAQTMLDIQADVYSLHGARLLPEVITTANENSDQLSAEAAAVLTTLENWGYECPDGLQGDQPADAAPVDDQSVVGEAAGCSAFHVLLPNLTEAAFADELASTDDYDARQSWRTLQSPLSRLFLDPDSLINGTAYFDDVTTDAAVETRADVVVAALESTATELEDLFGSTAASDWLWGRIHTVTLSSLFSSAGITLFDEGPYANDGGYTTVDVANPRGRDGDYSHSAGASTRVVFGATDEGMRGNFQLPGGQDLHRESPFYNSLMDEWLSNTPTDLLFERDEVEAAAVETYELQPAAQ